In Methylacidiphilum infernorum V4, a single window of DNA contains:
- a CDS encoding ArnT family glycosyltransferase, with the protein MLKSLPLCVQRRPFYRAIALGLILAVFFFHLGFAPSFDLVPDEAYYWLWSKHPAFSYATKGPLVAWAIAIGSFFFGDSVLGVRIMSVVFGLGSGLFLYLLAEELFGAFPALLAVIFAAGCPLFSIGSVLMTIDSPSLFFWLLSAFLFLKALSEDKLRYWIWAGISVGLGFLAKYVNGLEILSFSLYLALQPQRRSLLCSNRFFSFLSSALLVSLPVWIWNLNHGWVTVFHLLHRGGLTSSLGFHPSELLKFFQEQLLSYSPFLFVGILWAVLLVLFIPSLRSPQALYCLTLFSPVFLFYFFLSFQQAAKGNWTVTAISSGIILLAYACSKFWALPSLKVFVLGGLLLSLLQTALLHGESLSFLGIKPGKDPLLRPRGWQSVAIQLKEIQDHFHPDFFIASDYGLAAALNFLLQNCRFYLPTDLRSQTQFAYWESYPVQPRCRAIYISNDENAFLPQCLKKEFGQIEPIGGFWREYKGKKVEYYRLWLLLGSPAPASEK; encoded by the coding sequence ATGCTTAAAAGCCTACCCCTTTGCGTCCAGCGGCGTCCTTTTTACAGGGCGATCGCCCTGGGACTTATCCTGGCCGTCTTTTTTTTCCACCTCGGCTTTGCCCCGAGCTTCGACCTTGTACCCGATGAAGCCTACTACTGGCTCTGGTCCAAGCATCCCGCTTTTTCTTATGCCACCAAGGGACCGTTGGTCGCCTGGGCGATTGCTATAGGATCGTTCTTTTTCGGAGACAGTGTCCTGGGGGTAAGGATCATGTCTGTTGTTTTCGGCCTTGGCAGCGGGCTTTTTTTATACCTGCTGGCCGAGGAACTCTTTGGAGCTTTCCCCGCCCTGCTCGCGGTTATTTTTGCCGCCGGCTGTCCCTTGTTTTCCATCGGCTCCGTCCTGATGACCATTGATTCTCCTTCCCTGTTTTTCTGGCTTCTTAGTGCTTTTCTCTTTTTAAAAGCCCTTTCAGAAGACAAACTACGCTACTGGATTTGGGCCGGGATAAGCGTGGGGCTGGGGTTTTTGGCCAAGTACGTCAACGGGCTGGAAATTCTCAGCTTTAGCCTTTACCTGGCCTTGCAGCCCCAGCGAAGAAGTCTTTTATGCTCAAATCGTTTTTTTTCTTTCCTTTCCTCCGCCCTGCTTGTTTCTCTTCCCGTGTGGATCTGGAATCTTAACCACGGCTGGGTCACGGTCTTTCATCTCCTTCACCGGGGAGGACTCACTTCTTCCCTGGGGTTCCACCCCTCCGAGCTGCTGAAATTCTTTCAAGAACAGCTCCTCAGCTATTCTCCCTTTCTTTTCGTGGGTATTCTTTGGGCGGTTCTCTTAGTCCTCTTTATCCCTTCCTTGCGTTCCCCTCAAGCCCTTTACTGCCTGACGCTATTTTCGCCCGTCTTTCTCTTTTATTTTTTCTTGAGCTTTCAGCAGGCGGCAAAGGGAAACTGGACGGTCACGGCGATCTCCAGCGGGATTATTCTTCTTGCTTATGCCTGTTCAAAATTCTGGGCTTTGCCTTCCCTCAAGGTTTTTGTCCTGGGAGGACTCCTTTTGAGTCTTTTGCAAACCGCTCTCTTGCACGGAGAAAGCCTTTCTTTTCTAGGAATCAAACCGGGCAAGGATCCCCTTTTAAGACCCCGGGGATGGCAATCCGTGGCCATCCAGCTCAAGGAGATCCAGGACCATTTCCATCCCGACTTTTTCATCGCTAGCGACTACGGGTTGGCCGCTGCGTTGAACTTTTTACTGCAAAACTGCCGGTTTTATCTCCCCACCGATCTTCGTTCCCAAACCCAGTTCGCTTACTGGGAAAGTTACCCGGTCCAACCCCGTTGCCGGGCCATCTATATTTCCAACGATGAAAACGCCTTTCTGCCTCAATGCCTGAAAAAAGAATTTGGCCAGATTGAACCCATTGGTGGGTTCTGGAGAGAATACAAGGGAAAAAAGGTAGAATATTACAGGCTTTGGCTCCTTTTGGGTTCTCCAGCCCCTGCTTCCGAAAAATGA
- a CDS encoding inositol monophosphatase family protein: protein MPNEFLSTAIESALEAGHFLRRHFGTEIKIEEKFSYDLKIELDKLAQQKIIESILRDYPGHKVLGEEGTSGPPDAEVCWIVDPLDGTVNFTYGIPHFCISIAVQKQGKTVAGVIYDPIREELFTVSEPGLPKLNGKVIQSSPRAYLSEAVGVIGFSRTKETIAKATELFFNLVPKVRKIRFTGSAALDLAYVACGRLDFYIEQQIQLWDIAAGVLLVEKSGGKITTKPIVEGRTFCLKATNGVLNLDFITFD, encoded by the coding sequence ATGCCCAACGAGTTTCTTTCTACCGCCATCGAATCGGCATTAGAAGCCGGACATTTTTTGCGCCGTCATTTCGGAACCGAGATCAAGATAGAGGAAAAATTTTCTTACGATCTTAAAATCGAACTCGATAAGCTTGCCCAACAAAAGATCATAGAATCCATCCTCAGGGATTATCCCGGGCACAAGGTCCTTGGGGAAGAGGGGACGAGCGGCCCTCCGGATGCAGAGGTCTGTTGGATTGTCGATCCTCTCGATGGAACGGTCAACTTCACTTACGGAATTCCCCATTTTTGTATTTCCATCGCTGTTCAAAAGCAGGGCAAAACCGTTGCTGGGGTCATTTACGATCCGATAAGGGAAGAACTCTTTACGGTGAGTGAACCGGGCCTACCCAAGCTCAACGGCAAGGTGATCCAATCCAGCCCGAGAGCTTACCTTTCCGAAGCGGTGGGAGTAATCGGTTTTTCAAGAACCAAGGAAACAATAGCCAAAGCTACGGAGCTGTTTTTCAACCTTGTCCCCAAGGTAAGGAAAATCCGTTTCACCGGTTCGGCTGCACTCGATCTTGCTTACGTGGCTTGTGGCCGGCTGGATTTCTACATCGAACAGCAGATCCAGCTATGGGATATAGCGGCCGGGGTTTTACTCGTCGAAAAATCGGGGGGAAAGATAACCACCAAGCCTATCGTCGAAGGAAGAACGTTTTGCCTCAAAGCGACCAACGGGGTATTGAACCTCGATTTTATAACCTTTGATTGA
- a CDS encoding DUF4412 domain-containing protein yields the protein MKFFFLESLSPARPCCFFLVLFFSFSWSKLQGGIPFKQDTQFSVLQVIHTAHSPPIKQKVFVDNQKMRMELIEAEEPNVIIYRSDLGLFYTLLPQKKLCFVTPYSHAFKNKDPIASNRLHNLTLLGTELLDGVPCDKYEVTGPFGKAYLWVDKEKDVPLRLSSMEGQNVVDWIDYQKGPQPPQLFDPPQGYQVIDLSKNVPRKSPPPSPSP from the coding sequence ATGAAGTTCTTTTTTTTAGAGAGCCTATCCCCGGCAAGACCTTGTTGTTTTTTCTTGGTCCTGTTTTTTTCCTTTTCTTGGAGCAAACTCCAGGGGGGCATTCCCTTCAAGCAAGACACCCAGTTTAGCGTGCTCCAGGTCATCCACACCGCCCATTCCCCTCCCATAAAACAAAAGGTATTCGTGGACAACCAGAAAATGAGAATGGAGTTAATCGAGGCCGAAGAGCCTAACGTGATCATTTACCGCTCCGATCTTGGCCTCTTTTATACGCTTTTACCCCAAAAAAAGCTTTGTTTTGTTACCCCTTATTCCCATGCTTTCAAGAACAAAGATCCCATCGCCTCCAACCGTCTGCATAACCTTACCCTGCTAGGGACAGAGCTTCTTGATGGAGTTCCCTGCGATAAATACGAGGTCACAGGACCCTTTGGCAAAGCTTACCTTTGGGTTGACAAGGAAAAAGATGTTCCCCTTCGGCTCAGCAGCATGGAGGGACAAAACGTGGTGGATTGGATCGACTATCAAAAAGGGCCCCAACCTCCCCAACTTTTCGATCCTCCTCAAGGCTACCAGGTCATCGACTTGAGTAAAAATGTACCCCGGAAATCCCCTCCTCCTTCCCCTTCCCCTTAG
- a CDS encoding TonB-dependent receptor, whose protein sequence is MKVKTGQRQLPLPTAQSSTLFPPGTQLFPFLFWWLVAASALSSSETASSFPQASSTSDSSTPLSDPPSTPTDISTPGPTAAGSSTPGGQQGSLPGMVVSTTAPGESMLPTATPTESGAYGQPLNVLDIPRQLFPVNQKILQTEGAGTQGFFDPVSTAFLSPGSTASAGNNLVIAPMIRGMPPLGFINGMQMAMHDGGWWNLPWNYNMVESFDVIEGPPNAVLGEFQPNGGAVNYITKQPYFDRFRGYVWDTTGMYENYLWGADIGGPIDKEKKIAYRFSYMGMENGSYYQYQYNDQQNFYLALSARPSDNYSVDFYSDLGTYNFDIMDFMNRPTNELINNDLYQTGALAPSQVAFGFPPFNTYAGPLVPISLRSTDMNPASGAQGITGMLQLVQNIVIDDDLHIRNNTFVFYIHNSFIDYSEMQDIDVPGDYEVYNRTEVLAALHPEEALFEQNIDAGLEFGFQRNLDYEASFLGIQNAWSIANPNNPSLANPNLWNAELSNAFVAEIKNPHAFGGGMWPIPSAPPGWYFQPLNGYSLTEDSQFWEVAPFYQHNIHFTDKLMLLVGGRATNLFISAQTPPGTPAFLSTGYDAAVLMPMVNVSPVYKPFPWMTAYFDFNWGYTSAVGDLGGYTPIYAGAEFRLVNQLIEGGMKFSLLKDKLYITTAGFEQNLYIPNVGLPPALAYIKGFELALTYQPTKNFWARIQYLLANGTEDWSGLPIGPFQFQTYSTSTALAQGLPLNNATSYPPGKYAFIGWPDQSLTAMVTYQTNMGLGVTLSALVLSNQYLDYSYNLEIPTEYVINGRLYYSTPRWDIAVNIYNLTDNRHLWFPFGPGATFGRTLNTEQIIAGLPFWVQGTVGYKF, encoded by the coding sequence ATGAAGGTAAAGACCGGGCAAAGGCAGTTACCTCTACCCACTGCCCAGTCTTCGACTCTTTTCCCGCCAGGGACTCAACTCTTCCCCTTCCTTTTCTGGTGGCTTGTAGCAGCTTCAGCCTTAAGTTCTTCCGAAACAGCCTCGTCTTTCCCGCAGGCTTCTTCAACTTCCGACTCTTCAACGCCTTTATCCGATCCGCCAAGTACTCCAACCGACATATCCACTCCAGGACCTACTGCGGCCGGTTCGTCAACTCCGGGAGGTCAACAGGGCAGCCTCCCCGGCATGGTGGTCAGTACAACAGCTCCCGGCGAGTCGATGCTCCCGACGGCCACCCCCACCGAGTCAGGAGCCTATGGACAGCCGCTGAACGTGCTCGATATCCCCAGGCAACTCTTTCCCGTCAACCAGAAAATCTTGCAAACGGAGGGAGCCGGTACCCAGGGGTTTTTCGATCCGGTCAGTACCGCTTTCCTTTCCCCGGGTTCAACGGCTTCTGCAGGGAACAACCTCGTTATTGCCCCCATGATCCGTGGGATGCCTCCACTGGGGTTCATCAACGGCATGCAGATGGCGATGCACGACGGTGGGTGGTGGAACCTCCCGTGGAACTACAACATGGTTGAATCGTTTGATGTGATCGAGGGACCGCCCAATGCCGTCCTTGGCGAGTTCCAGCCCAACGGCGGGGCCGTCAACTACATCACCAAGCAGCCTTACTTTGACCGGTTCCGCGGTTACGTATGGGATACGACCGGGATGTACGAAAATTACCTCTGGGGAGCTGACATCGGTGGACCGATCGACAAGGAAAAGAAGATCGCTTACCGATTCAGCTACATGGGGATGGAGAACGGTAGTTACTATCAATACCAGTATAACGACCAGCAGAACTTCTACCTGGCCTTGAGCGCTCGGCCCTCCGACAATTACTCGGTTGATTTCTACTCCGATCTTGGCACCTATAACTTCGATATAATGGACTTCATGAATCGGCCGACCAACGAGCTGATCAACAACGATCTATACCAGACCGGGGCTTTAGCTCCCTCGCAAGTAGCATTCGGATTTCCCCCATTCAACACCTATGCGGGGCCGCTTGTTCCCATTAGCCTGCGCTCGACCGATATGAACCCGGCCAGTGGTGCCCAGGGTATAACCGGAATGCTTCAACTTGTTCAAAACATCGTCATTGATGATGACCTGCACATCCGAAACAACACTTTTGTATTCTATATTCACAACTCTTTTATCGACTACTCTGAAATGCAAGATATCGATGTGCCGGGAGACTACGAGGTATATAATCGGACCGAGGTTTTAGCGGCCCTCCACCCCGAAGAGGCTCTCTTTGAGCAGAACATCGATGCGGGGCTTGAGTTCGGATTCCAACGCAACCTCGATTATGAGGCTTCATTTCTAGGAATTCAGAATGCTTGGAGTATCGCAAACCCAAACAATCCCTCACTGGCTAACCCCAATCTTTGGAATGCCGAGCTTTCAAACGCCTTTGTAGCTGAGATCAAAAATCCACATGCCTTTGGCGGTGGGATGTGGCCTATTCCTTCGGCTCCTCCCGGATGGTATTTTCAACCCTTAAACGGTTATTCGCTCACCGAGGATTCGCAGTTTTGGGAAGTTGCCCCCTTCTACCAGCACAACATCCACTTCACCGACAAACTCATGCTCCTGGTGGGCGGTCGGGCGACAAACCTCTTCATCAGTGCCCAAACTCCTCCAGGCACGCCGGCTTTCCTTTCCACCGGTTACGACGCGGCCGTGCTCATGCCGATGGTCAACGTGAGCCCTGTCTATAAACCCTTTCCGTGGATGACCGCCTATTTCGACTTCAACTGGGGGTATACGAGTGCGGTGGGGGATTTAGGAGGTTACACACCGATCTATGCTGGGGCCGAGTTCCGACTCGTCAACCAGCTCATCGAGGGAGGAATGAAATTTAGCCTGCTCAAAGACAAGCTCTACATCACCACTGCAGGTTTCGAGCAGAACTTGTACATCCCCAACGTCGGATTACCTCCAGCGCTAGCCTACATCAAGGGCTTTGAACTTGCCCTCACCTACCAGCCAACCAAGAACTTCTGGGCTCGCATCCAGTACCTTCTTGCCAATGGTACCGAGGACTGGTCAGGGCTTCCCATAGGCCCATTCCAGTTCCAGACCTATTCAACATCAACCGCATTGGCCCAAGGCCTTCCCCTCAACAACGCGACCAGTTATCCCCCAGGCAAGTATGCCTTTATCGGTTGGCCCGATCAATCCTTGACCGCTATGGTTACCTACCAGACCAACATGGGCCTAGGGGTAACCCTTTCGGCACTCGTTTTGAGCAACCAGTATCTCGATTATTCTTACAACCTAGAAATCCCCACCGAGTATGTCATCAATGGGCGCCTATACTATTCGACACCCCGGTGGGATATTGCGGTGAATATTTACAACTTGACCGATAACCGTCATCTCTGGTTTCCTTTTGGACCAGGAGCGACCTTCGGGAGGACATTGAACACCGAACAGATTATCGCCGGCTTACCCTTCTGGGTGCAAGGCACAGTCGGCTACAAGTTTTAG
- the xdhB gene encoding xanthine dehydrogenase molybdopterin binding subunit, with translation MKVQEETLAHSSCFPLSLLGQPLTDESALAHVSGRARYTDDYARSFNQLLHAWPVLSPHAHARINGISVENALRIPGVSYVLTAKEIPGKNDTSMGNFDEPLLPTDEVFYHNQPVAWVLGETLEAARLGAAAVSVEYEPLPAIIELEESIASKSWLAGPFRLNRGNFLAAWLESPLRIEGSLRIGGQEHFYLETQAALAWEDANGGILVQSSTQNPSQVQEVIARVLGLPRNRIAVECARMGGAFGGKEVQAAPYAAIAALGSIKTKRPVRVRLPRSLDMVLTGKRHPFLGYFQVGFTPEGKLLALKITLYADGGWSQDLSCGVLWRALLHLDNAYWIPAIEAIGYICRTNKTSQTAFRGFGGPQGVAMIEEVLTRIAHCLNISPSLVRKRNLYRAGQKTPYGQEVREADSLRTLWDLLKKSSHYEERQKKIEEFNQLHPYRKRGIAITPVKFGISFTSSNLNQAGASVMLYRDGSVQIHHGGTEMGQGLHTKIRQIAASLLGLPLESIRVMTTRTDTIPNSSPTAASCSFDLNGAAVAEACYQLRDRLWPLAAKLLDCSQSSVLSQNGRVFSKDNPSHSLSFTELVEEAYRRCIPLFSQGFYRTPGLFFDPSTAQGTPFAYFAIGAAVSEVEIDGFTGEYKLLSVEILHDVGRSINPLIDRGQIEGGFFQGLGWVSCEELIWDQEGKLKTTGASTYKIPSWSELPDHFEVRFFTKAVESPAIGGSKAVGEPPLLLALSVREALKAAITGFGPGPVELGFPATPERVYWAIETVRKRAKSWEKLPVTNRYIPRFS, from the coding sequence ATGAAAGTTCAAGAAGAAACGCTCGCCCACTCCTCTTGTTTTCCATTGAGCCTACTAGGGCAACCCTTGACAGACGAAAGTGCGTTAGCCCACGTGAGCGGACGTGCCCGTTATACTGATGACTATGCCCGATCCTTTAACCAGCTGCTTCATGCTTGGCCGGTCTTAAGTCCTCATGCCCATGCCCGCATTAATGGGATCAGCGTAGAAAACGCTCTCCGGATTCCCGGCGTTTCTTATGTTCTTACTGCAAAGGAAATCCCCGGAAAAAACGACACAAGCATGGGTAATTTTGATGAACCGCTTTTGCCCACCGATGAAGTTTTCTACCACAATCAACCGGTAGCTTGGGTCCTCGGGGAAACCTTGGAAGCTGCTCGATTGGGAGCGGCTGCTGTTTCTGTGGAATACGAGCCCCTTCCAGCCATTATAGAACTTGAGGAATCGATCGCATCGAAGAGTTGGCTTGCCGGACCTTTCCGGTTAAATCGAGGGAATTTTCTCGCCGCTTGGCTAGAGAGTCCCCTGCGGATCGAGGGCTCTCTCCGCATAGGTGGACAGGAACACTTTTACTTGGAAACGCAAGCCGCCTTGGCCTGGGAAGATGCTAACGGGGGAATCCTTGTCCAAAGCTCTACCCAGAACCCGAGCCAAGTCCAGGAGGTCATCGCTCGGGTCCTCGGGCTTCCAAGGAATAGGATCGCCGTGGAATGTGCACGGATGGGGGGAGCATTTGGCGGCAAGGAGGTCCAGGCGGCTCCTTACGCAGCAATTGCCGCACTGGGCTCCATTAAGACAAAAAGACCCGTCCGCGTCCGCCTTCCCCGCTCCTTAGACATGGTCTTAACCGGGAAAAGGCATCCTTTTCTAGGATATTTCCAAGTAGGCTTCACCCCAGAAGGGAAACTTCTTGCCCTAAAGATCACGCTCTATGCCGACGGCGGTTGGAGCCAAGACCTCTCCTGCGGGGTTCTTTGGCGAGCCCTCCTGCATTTGGACAACGCTTACTGGATTCCTGCAATCGAGGCGATCGGTTATATCTGCCGGACCAATAAGACTTCCCAAACGGCATTTCGCGGTTTTGGTGGTCCCCAGGGAGTGGCCATGATCGAAGAGGTACTCACCCGAATTGCTCACTGCCTAAATATTTCCCCTTCGTTAGTTCGCAAGCGTAACCTTTACCGAGCCGGGCAGAAGACCCCATACGGCCAGGAAGTGCGTGAAGCGGATTCCTTAAGAACCCTCTGGGATTTACTTAAAAAATCCTCACACTATGAGGAGCGCCAAAAAAAAATCGAAGAGTTCAATCAACTTCATCCCTACCGCAAGCGCGGTATCGCTATCACCCCAGTAAAGTTTGGCATCTCTTTTACCTCGAGCAACCTCAACCAGGCTGGAGCTAGCGTGATGCTCTATAGGGATGGCAGCGTACAGATTCATCACGGAGGCACCGAGATGGGCCAAGGTCTCCATACCAAGATTCGCCAGATTGCTGCCTCTCTGCTTGGATTGCCGCTTGAATCGATCCGGGTGATGACCACCCGAACCGATACGATCCCCAACAGTTCACCCACAGCGGCTTCATGTAGCTTTGATCTTAATGGAGCGGCCGTAGCCGAGGCCTGTTACCAACTCCGCGATCGCCTCTGGCCTCTTGCAGCTAAGCTTCTCGACTGTTCTCAATCTTCTGTCTTATCCCAAAATGGACGTGTTTTTTCCAAGGACAATCCCTCCCACTCGCTCTCCTTTACCGAATTAGTGGAGGAAGCTTACCGCCGCTGTATCCCTCTTTTTTCCCAAGGGTTCTATCGAACTCCAGGACTTTTTTTCGACCCCTCTACGGCTCAAGGAACGCCATTCGCTTACTTCGCAATCGGAGCAGCTGTTTCCGAGGTTGAAATCGACGGTTTTACGGGAGAATATAAGCTCCTTTCCGTGGAAATTCTCCACGACGTGGGACGTTCCATCAACCCGCTCATCGATCGGGGACAAATCGAAGGAGGTTTTTTCCAGGGTCTTGGCTGGGTAAGCTGCGAAGAGCTTATTTGGGATCAGGAAGGCAAGCTCAAAACAACCGGCGCTTCTACCTACAAGATTCCCTCCTGGAGCGAGCTTCCCGATCATTTCGAAGTCCGTTTTTTCACAAAAGCTGTGGAAAGTCCCGCCATTGGCGGATCGAAAGCGGTGGGTGAACCTCCCCTTCTTTTAGCCCTTTCGGTTCGAGAAGCTCTCAAAGCGGCCATTACCGGTTTTGGGCCCGGTCCAGTAGAATTAGGGTTTCCGGCCACCCCGGAACGTGTCTATTGGGCAATCGAAACGGTTCGAAAAAGGGCTAAGAGCTGGGAAAAACTTCCGGTGACCAACCGTTATATCCCTCGGTTCTCTTAG
- the xdhC gene encoding xanthine dehydrogenase accessory protein XdhC, translating to MNTSWIDKLRELFGIHRKVVIVTITNVRGHAPQEVGAKMLVTKDESFGTIGGGNLEKSAIVEAQKMLDNGEKIPRSITLRLGAEKGEWGAQCCGGEVSLFLEPLSLEVPQVAIFGIGHVGKALAKVLSLLPLELFLVDSRPEMLHPSRLPPLDCPAIIHCCPGLVPEKWISVLSPGACVVILTHDHAEDLVILEAALARPDLRYVGVIGSETKRAHFRKRLKEAGYGDEVWSRVTMPIGIPGIGDKTPAAIAISTAAQLLSLLFAPSSKNEEALPPCLFPSPPKEKIPHEEIHGPSIS from the coding sequence ATGAACACTTCTTGGATCGACAAACTCCGCGAACTTTTTGGCATCCACCGAAAGGTCGTGATCGTCACCATTACAAATGTCCGTGGTCATGCACCGCAAGAGGTGGGAGCAAAAATGCTCGTCACCAAGGATGAAAGCTTTGGAACCATTGGTGGAGGCAATCTAGAGAAGAGTGCTATTGTCGAAGCACAGAAGATGTTGGATAATGGTGAGAAAATTCCTCGTTCAATCACCCTTAGGCTGGGAGCGGAAAAGGGAGAGTGGGGCGCTCAGTGTTGCGGAGGGGAAGTTTCGCTTTTTCTCGAACCCTTGAGCCTGGAAGTTCCCCAAGTTGCCATTTTTGGAATCGGACACGTGGGAAAAGCATTGGCCAAGGTCCTCTCCCTTTTACCCTTAGAGCTCTTTCTTGTCGATTCCCGGCCCGAAATGCTTCATCCGAGCAGACTGCCACCGCTTGATTGTCCGGCAATTATCCATTGTTGCCCGGGATTGGTTCCCGAGAAATGGATTTCGGTTCTCTCCCCTGGAGCCTGCGTGGTCATCCTTACCCATGATCATGCCGAAGACTTAGTGATCTTAGAAGCAGCCCTAGCTCGACCCGATCTTCGCTATGTTGGAGTTATTGGAAGTGAGACCAAGCGGGCCCACTTCCGAAAACGGCTTAAGGAAGCAGGTTATGGGGATGAGGTTTGGAGCCGAGTAACCATGCCGATCGGGATTCCCGGGATAGGAGATAAAACTCCAGCAGCCATTGCTATTTCCACCGCAGCTCAGCTTCTTTCCTTGCTCTTTGCTCCGAGCTCAAAAAACGAAGAGGCGTTACCCCCGTGCCTTTTTCCATCTCCACCCAAAGAGAAAATCCCCCATGAAGAGATCCATGGACCTTCGATTTCTTGA
- a CDS encoding nucleoside deaminase, producing the protein MKRSMDLRFLERTACLARDNVLSNRGDPFGPVVVLEDQIVGQGANRVTVLCDPTAHAEIEAMRQAAIKLGRFDLRGCLLYMNINPYPMCLTAAYWARIKRIVCGGPNTLTEKAGFKGTYLWNEIRHPLEVRSLKVEQIDLAVCREPLLFWKRLQRKIPY; encoded by the coding sequence ATGAAGAGATCCATGGACCTTCGATTTCTTGAACGCACCGCTTGTCTGGCCAGGGACAATGTTCTTAGCAACAGGGGAGACCCATTTGGACCCGTCGTGGTACTGGAGGACCAGATCGTTGGACAAGGAGCCAACCGCGTTACCGTTCTTTGCGATCCCACTGCCCATGCAGAAATCGAAGCCATGCGACAGGCGGCCATAAAACTCGGGCGATTCGATCTTAGAGGATGCCTCCTCTATATGAACATCAATCCCTATCCGATGTGTTTGACCGCTGCCTACTGGGCTAGGATTAAAAGGATCGTTTGCGGAGGGCCCAATACTTTGACCGAAAAGGCTGGTTTTAAGGGTACTTACCTTTGGAATGAAATTCGGCATCCTCTGGAAGTGCGTTCCCTGAAAGTCGAACAGATCGACCTGGCTGTCTGTCGTGAACCCCTTCTTTTTTGGAAACGCTTACAGAGAAAGATCCCTTACTAA